Proteins from a single region of Haliaeetus albicilla chromosome Z, bHalAlb1.1, whole genome shotgun sequence:
- the PGAP4 gene encoding post-GPI attachment to proteins factor 4: MLYQAWQLYGRWCRWSSPFIHLLTLTVVTFGVLAPLICHRLLHSYFYLRRWHLNPMSQEFLEQNQQEGQAALHYFEKLQIPNASEASGGDAFQPLLLVTIITVQRRNDFHYVLQVASHFHRLLQNCGARCWSHRILLCNVESDPSSHQDVRLLSSFFPMVSRDKTGENPDPRVNQFEKEKQDYVFCLEQSLLAYNPEYILIVEDDAVPEEEIFPVLQHLLLARFSKPYLRDALYFKLYHPERLQRYFNPEPMRILEWLGLGMFLGPMLNCVYCWATGRPSLSWPIVLFFALYSMALSELVGRHYMLELRRLAPALYNIVPVTECCTPAMLFSAPSAHRALGYLKGLHCRQGFAKDIALYSLLRTKGEKAYVVEPNLVRHVGMYSSLRLNDNPKLL, from the coding sequence ATGTTATACCAAGCCTGGCAGCTCTATGGGAGGTGGTGCCGTTGGTCCAGTCCTTTTATCCATCTCCTCACACTGACTGTGGTGACATTCGGTGTGCTTGCACCTTTGATTTGTCACCGGCTCCTCCACTCTTACTTCTATTTGCGGCGCTGGCACCTGAACCCCATGAGCCAGGAGTTCCTGGAGCAGAACCAGCAGGAGGGCCAGGCTGCCCTCCATTACTTTGAGAAGCTACAGATACCAAATGCCTCTGAGGCCTCTGGTGGtgatgccttccagcccttgcTGCTGGTCACCATTATCACTGTGCAGAGGCGGAATGATTTCCACTATGTCTTGCAAGTGGCCTCCCACTTCCACCGCCTCCTCCAGAATTGTGGTGCACGTTGCTGGAGCCACCGCATCCTCCTCTGCAATGTGGAGTCAGACCCCAGTAGCCATCAGGATGTCAGGCTGCTGAGCAGCTTCTTTCCTATGGTCAGTCGTGACAAAACTGGTGAGAACCCTGACCCCAGAGTGAACCAGTTtgagaaggagaagcaggacTACGTCTTCTGCCTTGAGCAGTCGCTGTTGGCGTACAACCCAGAATATATCCTCATAGTGGAAGATGATGCTGTGCCAGAGGAGGAGATATTTCCTGTCTTGCAGCACCTCTTGTTGGCCCGCTTCTCCAAACCATACCTCAGAGACGCACTCTACTTCAAGCTTTACCATCCCGAGAGGCTTCAGCGCTACTTCAACCCCGAACCCATGAGAATCCTCGAATGGCTAGGTCTGGGCATGTTTCTGGGGCCCATGCTGAACTGTGTGTACTGCTGGGCAACTGGGCGCCCCAGCCTCAGCTGGCCCATTGTCTTGTTCTTTGCTTTGTACAGTATGGCTTTGTCAGAGCTGGTGGGACGGCATTACATGCTGGAGCTGCGGCGGCTGGCCCCCGCGCTGTATAATATCGTGCCGGTCACCGAGTGCTGCACACCTGCCATGCTCTTCTCCGCTCCATCTGCCCACCGTGCCTTAGGTTACCTGAAGGGGCTGCACTGCCGCCAGGGTTTTGCTAAGGATATTGCCCTCTACTCGCTGCTGCGTACTAAGGGGGAGAAGGCCTACGTGGTGGAACCCAACCTGGTCCGGCACGTGGGAATGTATTCCAGCCTTCGGCTAAACGACAACCCGAAACTGCTGTGA